Part of the Dreissena polymorpha isolate Duluth1 chromosome 12, UMN_Dpol_1.0, whole genome shotgun sequence genome, GGTGAATCTTGCAGAAGTTTACTTACTTCCTTCGGTAGAAAGCGAACTGGAATATCTTCCACGTACACAATTACAGTAACCGGTCGATTCGCGGTAATGGCTTCAATGAtagcaatgtttatttcaaaccGACACCATTTGTTCTTAAGAAAATGTCTGCTAAGAAGCAAAATTGTTTTTCTGCTCGAGCTGATTGCTTCGACGATATTCAGAGCATTGATATCACCAAGTGGAAAGGCGCGGTCTCGAATATTAAGCCGCAGGTTGGATTCAACTTCAAGCTTTGTGTGTATAGTCCTTACAACTAAACTGGTCTCATGATCGTCATAGGCTAAATATGCATCATACTGAAACATGTCGTGTCGTGCATCCATATTAGTATCTCGACGTTTCACGACATTGTAGTACCAATAGACAATATGCCAGCGGTACCTAAATATAATTGCCGAAATATTGATGACGACAAAGACTGAGATAATTGCTGTAAGTGATGTAATTAAGGATAAATAAGTATAGCACTGAGTGACTAGAGCGTCAGTTGTACTGGACTCAATGCGAGATATACTAGCATTATTATAGTAACAATTATAAAAGTGTTTTCCTGTTAAAGAAACATTTGTTGTTACCAGCCATCTCAAGAATTCGATGTTATCGCAATTACCTGCCAATTTATTGTCCTGCAAGTTAACAATTACTGCATGTGCCGATGTCATGTCAGACAGATATACTCGAACGGGTTCAGATAAAGTTTGAAGACGATTATTTCTCAGATTCAGGACTGATAAATTgcgtaaattatgtaaattaaggTCAAAGATGTCAAGGTAATTTTCTGAAAGACCGATATTTTGTAAACTGACGCATTGGGAGAAAAGCGAACTTGTTAAACTGTAAATTCTATTCTTTGACAAATTTATGGTTTTTAGATGTTTTAGAGGTACAAAAATATTGACTGCTTTGTCAGATCCTAATTCGAAACCAAGGATATTATCTCGTATTTCCAGGTATTGTAAAGATGGCGTACCTCTAAATACtgattctgacaatgtttcaatcAAGTTGCTCGATATATTAAGAAACGTCAAAGACAATAAATATGGCAGTTTCAATTCTTTGTTCAGATAATTACAGGAAATGTCAATATATTCTATAACATTTTCAAAGTATTCAAagtttaaaacatttacatgaGATTTCGAGCCGGTAAATATAAATTTCTTTAGGTTTAAAttggaaacatttaaatattctaTCGTTCTGCGACGGGTTTTTTCTACAGGGAAATTTACAATATTCTTAAACCAAAATTGATTTCCAAAATCTAGAACTTCAATACTAGGATTAGTCTGTACAAGTGAATCGACAAATAAACCATATGAAAGAACGTTTCGTTTTAAACTCAACACTTTGAGAGTGAAATATCTCGAAAAAAGTGGTTTGTTATGATCTATTATTCCAATAGAGTTTGAATCCATATGCAATTCCGTTAAATTTAgctgattaatgtaaaacaaatttTCATTATCTAATCTATTAACTGCCTCATAAGGGTTTGATACTAAGTTCATTACAAGTATTTTAATATTACTGTCCATTAAAGCTTTCGCAACAGGACCTAACACGTGCTGCATTCCCAAGTGATCATTCTTTGAAATATCCAGGTATCGCAATGATTTCAGACGTGCAAGAGCTACCGGCGAAAGTGATGATATATGACAATGCCTCATGGAGAGAATTTGAAGATGCAGCAAACCATCAAATATACCATCATCTACAATGTTTAATGCACACCCAAAACACTTGCATTTTAGTATTAAGATTGACAAACGCGTATTAAGAAAATGGTAATCAAATGTCATATTTCTGAATCCGTCGATGACAAGAAACTCTAATTTTTTCAATGGCTGAAATGTGCTCCCGTTAAGCGTGGAAGCATCGCCTATATACACATTTCCATGCATGACAAGCATACGAAGATTTATCAAAGAATCAAATGTTCCTTCAGGAATACCTGTTTGCAACGTAATCATATTGTTATTGTCTATATATAAATCTGTAAGATTTGTAAGGTCCCTAAATGCATCTTTGGCtatttgccatattttattatATGACAGCTTCAGGACTTTCAATAGTGTCAATCCACGAAAATTGCCATAGGTGAcatcttaaatattattccttgtGTAATTAAGGACAACAGTTTTTCGACTAACATCATCGAACGCATTTTTGAGACCTTTATCAGTGCAATCCACGTAAAGACGCTCATTATCTTGTGAGCAAGTACATATGAAGCAGTAGTATGGTGTTTCAGGTCCCACCCTATGCTTACGTACTGCATCCTTCTTCCATGTCATTAAATCTAACCAATCTGTGTATGTAGTATCATCCGTGATGTCTTCAAACACGTGTAGATTTTCGTTCACAGACGCTCCATCCATGTGCCGACTGTTTGCTCTCAGAGTTAGTATTTGATTGGCGAGAACGAAAACAACCACTTTATATAAAGCCATTTTATAGCGTTCACAGTTAACGGATAATGCTAATATATAATAATGCTAGATTAGAACTGTATTGCAGATAACTGTTCAATGAAGCTTATAAACTCCAGTTGACAAAATACGAATCAAGAAGAGGAATTGTCGTTCTGACTGAAACAATAAAACGTATTTGTACAATCTATGCTCTTTTGAGCGTTGTTTTATTAGTATTACTGTCCAtgaaattataaatcaaaactgTTGTATCAATGGATTTGAAACTGGAActaaggatttttttttcaagtatgttTTTACTGTCAAATCGCTTAAATAATTAACCTTTGTAGAAATTATAAAAATCTTAAAAACTTACATTCATGTACAATTCCGTAAAAGGTTTCTTGCGTTCtgcttttataaaattaaaacaatcagAGAAATTTGTAAACAGTTCCTATAACGTTCGTTTTTCACACTAAAGCTCAGCATTCTGATCAGATTTTATGACAGCATCTTAATGGCCACTTTTGACAGGGACAATCATCTTCACAACAACTTTATTTAACTGCCGCGTTTTATAAATTCTCCATAATTTATCCTTACAATGATTGAACGTGACTATTGTTCAAACGTTTCATTCCGAGTGTCTCAGTTAAGCATTTAAACCATCATAATGTGTTCATTTAACACGTTTGATTGTTTATTAATGAATACATTCCTACAAATTTGCGACAGTTTATCCTTAAAATTTGAACGCCTGTATCTGTCATGTTTTGAACGCAATATATCAAGATTTTAAAACCTACCAGTATAACAATAAAGCATAAAGCAAGTAAGATGCAATATGCATTTGTTGGTgtattttcaaaaaattaaacTGTTCGGTATAGAAAACTTAATTATCGTGATTATATGTCTACGGTTCAAACTTCTTGGaaataacatatttcatttaatcTGTTATCCAAAGTAATTTATCCAAAAcgaaaaactacaaaacaattTGCCTTTGGTTTGTCTTGTTAAAAAGTAAATCGGGAACCGAGTATAAACTTATTGTCAATAATTTCGACTTTATTTTGTATTcttgcttttataaaaaaaacgcagCAGAAGTTTTCACAGTTAGCTTCATGTCTGACCACAAAGTAAGATCCAAGTCTGACCAAGATCATGAATCAAACCTTGAAGACGGCAGTAAATCGGATTCCGCATTAGGCACAGATATGTGGAAACAACTTCAAAGAGTAAAAATCCCCGTGTTCACTGGTGACAAGACAAAGTACCCTGCATGGAAGGCAGCTTTTCAAGCATGTATTGACGAATCGCCAAGTACCCACAGTACAAACTTTTGCAATTACGTCAGTACCTAGGTGGCGAAGCGCTACATTCTATTGAAAATCTGAGATAAGTCGAAAGAGGCATATAATGCTGCAAAGGAAAGGCTTGACAGGAAATATGGTGGTACCAAAAGAGTAGTAAACCAATTCTTAGATGAGTTAGAGAATTACAGCCCTTAAAGAATGAAACGCCTAGAGAACTTGAACAATTTGCTGATTTACTCGACATTGCAGTGATTAAATTCAGCACTATGAATGTTATGTTCAAACTCCAGAGCTGAAATAGAGAATTTGAACTTTCAATGGAAGcacaaacaacaagaaatgtaACTGGGAAACTTCAAACAGTGAATTGGAAAATAATGAAAGAGCAGTGGCCACATCTTAAACACATACCATTCCCCAGTACTGGTAGAAAGAAGAAGATAGATTACTGATAGGTCTTGACTATGCGCACCTTCATAGGTCACTTGGAGAGATAGTAAGTGGTGATGCTGAACCAGTGGCTAGATTGACACCACTTGGATGGACATGTGTTGGGCCAATAAATAGAGAGAAGAATCATGATAGCACTGGAATGTTTGTTTTCCATGCTTATAATTACTtggagacttcattgaaacagtTTTGGGAAGTTGAAAGTGAAACGGTGTAACCAAATGTCATTAGAAGACAAAGAAGTGCAGGTTAAAATAGAAAACAGTATTGAACACAAAGACAATAGATACAATGCCATGGAAATCAGATAAAGAGACATTACCTGAACTATAGAAGTGCCTTAAACAGACTATATGGCActgagaaaaaaaatgaagaaatctCCTGAATTGAAGCGGAAGTATAGTGACGTTATAAGGAAATATGAAGAGAAAGGCTTTATTAAGAAGGTTGAAAGAAAAGACAATGAAAAAGGATGGTATTTGCCACATTTTTGCTGTAGTGAGGCCagaaaaagaaacataaaaagtTCGCATTGTGTTTGATGCATCATCCAAACATGAAGGCACAAGTTTGAATGAGTACCTAAGTACAGGTCCAAAATTGCAAAGATAACTAGTTGATGAGTTGCTAAGGTTCAGAAGAAATCAGATCGCAGTTGTTTGTGACATAGCGGAGATGTATTTAAAAGTCTGCCTAGCAAGTGAggataaaaaataccaaagattcCTATGGAGAGAATCACCAGAAAGCCCCATCGACACATTTGAATTCACACGTTTAGTGTTCGGAGTTAACTCATCACCATATCTAGCCCAGTATGTATATCAACATAATGCTTTGTTGCATGCTGACATATATCCGATGGCGGCTGAGAAAATTCTGAAGTCTAGTTACATGGATGATAGCATGGTTTCTACGAAAAACGTGACAGAGGGAATAAAACTATGTAGACAATTGAGAGAGCTGTGGCAGACAGCTGATATGCATGCCAGAAAGTGGATTTCAAATTCATTAGAATTGTTAGAAACAATACCAGAAGAAGAGCAGCAGAAATAGATTTAGGAACAGGAAATCTTCCAACAACTAAAGCTCTTGGAATATCCTGGCAAGCAAAACATGATGAATTTATATTCAAAGTCGGTGATGAAATGACCATGCCAGATGAACTCACAAAGAGAAATGTATTGAAGCCTGTTTGTAGGATATTTGATCCTTTAGGTTTTTTAGCGCCATATGTAGTGCGAGGGAAACAAATCATGCAAGACATCTGGTTAAGTGGGGTTGACTGGGATGAAAACGTGAGAGAAGCAGAGAAGCTGAATTTTGAAAGGTGGTTCGAAGAGCTTAAACATTTAGATAAGATCAAGATTTCACGTTGTCTCAAAAATGAGAATAATGAAACACGGCTGAAGTCAATGTCAATTCATACATTTGTAGATGCGTCATCAATTGCATATGTAGCAGTTACATAATTATTTGAGATGTGAGTATGAAAATGAAGATGTGACTCGACGTTTTGTAGCTGCAAAAAGTCGTGATGCTCCCACAGAATCTACTAGTATCCCAAGACTTGAACTACTCGCAGCAACACTTTGTTTAAAACTGACATCAAGGatttgcaaaactcttgaaatagAAATCAAACAAGTAACATTATGGTCGGACATTATGAATGTCATATATTGGATACGAAAAAACAGCAGATATTCAAAAGATTTGTTGCAAACAGAATTGGTGAAATTCACAGAGTAAAATATCCAAGTCAGTGGAGATATGTTCCAACGAACGAAAACCCAGCAGACTATGTGTTAAGAGGTTTACCTGTTAACAGTCTTGCTGTTGCGAACAATTGGTGGAAAGGCCCCAGCTTCCTAAAAGAAAGTGAAAACGAATGGCCAAAGAGCAAAATTGGTGTGGGTAATGATAGAAAACTTGAAATGCGAAAAACAGCACAAACAAATTTGCGTACATTTTATGTGACACAATAAGAGTGGAGACTTAGCCCGGAAAGATATTCAAATTGGACAAAATTTGATACAATTCGAGCATGGGTCATTAGATTTGTTGAAAACTGCAAAATCAAGAAAGAATATCGAGTTCCATGGGTCATTGAATGTAGTTGAAATTGAAGAAAGCACGACTGAAATGATCAAAGAGACACAGAGATGATATTTTGCAGTATTATAAACCAAATAAGAATCAGAAAGTAGAAATTTCAAGCAAAATGATAAAACTGAATCCAAGATTAGACACCGAATGGGTGAAAAGAAGTGACAGTAGACTAAAGTACTCTGAAGTTCTTCCATATGACACAAAATATCCTGTGTTACTACCCAGAAAGAGTCCAATCACAGAGGTAATTGTGAAAGATGCCCATGAAAATAACaatcatagcggaacaaaccaaACACTCTCTGATCTGTCAGTGAAATACTGGATTATAGCTGCTAGAGAACAAATAAGAGACTGGGAAAACAAGTTCTGAATGCAAACGAAAGAAAGGTCATCCAAAGTATCAAATCATGGCACCTCTACCAAAAGTGAGAACAAGAGTAGCCATGCGTGCATTTAGAAATGTCGCAGTAGACTTTGGTGGTCTTTAAATTACAATCTAGGGAAGGGGAACAAAACGAGCATACAGATACCTCTGTCTATTTACATGCTTATCAACACGCGCAGTGCACCTAGAAATAGCCTTTGGTCTCGACACAAACGCATCCTTGAATGCATTCTACAGAATGGTGAATAGGAGAGGTTTACCAGTTTCAGTGTATTCTGACAATGGCACTTACTTTGTCGGGCAGATAAAGAACTAAGAGAACTAGTGCAGAATGTAGACAAAGCAAAATCAAAGAAAGTGCTGCTAACCGAGGAATACAGTGGTTTTTCAAGCCTCCTGCGGCGCCACACTGGGCTGGTGTACATGAAATAATGATTAAATCAGCAAAACGAGCAATATCAGCAATCTTGACCTCAGCTGATATAGCCGACGAAGAGCTCATCACATCTTGCACTGGAGCTGAACGTTTGATAAATTCTCGTCCACTTACGTACCAATCTGCAAATGTTGATGATTGCACTCCACTTACTCCAAACCATTTCCTGTTTGGACAAGTTGGAGATCAATTTGCTCCAGACTCAGTTGACGACACAGATCATAGCCCAATTAAACGCTGGAGACGTTTACAAGAACTCGTGAAACAATTCTGGAAACGTTGGTTGCGAGTGTTTCTGCCAATGCTTGCTGACAGAAAGAAGTGGTTTCATCAACACAGAGACTTTCGTATAGGAGACGTTGTTCTTGTTGTCAATCCTGAACAGCCTAAAAATAAATCCCTTGAGAATATTTCATTCGCCAATTCTAACGATAAATCAACAAAGTCTTTAGATTGCACGAAACGAGATGTATTTTAAAAGGAGACAACCACGAAAACAGTAAAAATAAACAGGTTGGAGTAGTTGCCCGTACACAAAGAAAAATATGGTCCGTTTGACGCCTATATAAAGTACCATACACCGTAGCGAGATTATCTTGCGTTTACCTTACATGGGTGTTTGGTAAGAAGCGCATTTCGGTTTATATGCAAATAACTTTGGAACAATGAAAACAGATCGTACACAAATAATCCTCACGATTTCATTGACATCACACTAGGCAATGTTCTTGGAACCATATACTTAAAACGTGTCGTTTACCTTAAAGAATTAGTACATAAAGTGCTCTGGACATTATATTGAGGCATCACGACGAACAAGGACAAACTCTTTTAGACGTTTGCATTCCATACAAActgtattttagtttaaacctttttttagctcaattgcatcgaaaggatcgaacccgtgacctcccgatcgcttggcggacaccatatccattacgccacggcgaactaactgtaaatacaatatatagcaaaactttttaaatgattaataaaacTCCTTCAGTAATCAACCATTCGTGTTATCACCCTTAAGCTTTTATTGAAAGTAAGTTGACCAAGTGCCTATACAGTACAGGACAAAACAAAGAACCGAACACTTAACATAAAACATTGTTAAAGCTTCGTCACTGCATTTGAATAGTCCATGGAAAGTATTGGACATATTGCAAATATCGGTATGCTTCACAGAATAAAacgtgttattattaaatattaacttAAGCATTCAGAATCATACAACATATAAAAATCCTTTAGATTGtattgtatattattatatttcttttaaaattaagttgtAATAAGTTTGTATAAAACTGACGGTCTACAtgcaatttattatttcatataGGATATTATTCTTCAAATGTGTTGCTTAGATATTACATGTTGTCATGATGTTTAGGCGCTTACCGAAGTATCGGTTTGTTCTCTTAATGGATAAATAGTTGGCACATATGATGTACAGGTTTTCTCTGTAGGTTACAGTATTGATTTTAGCAAAATGCTGACTTGATTGGATCGACGGCTTTAAATGCTATATAATACACACATAACTATATTGTAAGCAAGTACAGCGCTTGTATATGGTAttgtataaacacatattttcattttgtttacatgTTGACTTATATCAATTGCATAATTATATTCCCTTAATGGCCCGTATTGGGATGCATATCAAGTGTTCTTTTTAACATTCCTTAACAGTGTATGAAGAGCATTGATAATTCTTTTAAGCGCAGACTTCTTAAGttatattaaaacgaaaaaaagaGCACCAAAATAATTGATACAGAATGTTGGGTGTCAAATCCAATGATCAAATACCTGGACAGTTATggattaaatgcattttaatgttaACCATCTTGTTTGGCTATTGTAAGTAACCAATAGTCAATGGCAATATACATATGTAGTATACCATTTAATTCACATTGCACTTGTTAATTTGCAATATAATATTCCAAACGAACGACGCACATCTCACTTAACCAAAATGTGTCATTAATTTGGAGCTACATTATAAGACCTAAATACGGTTTAAGTACAAAAGTACACAGAAGCATTATTTTCCGATACAAATTTTCAAAACAAAGCGAATGTATCATTTTAAGTATAAAGACAAATAAATATCCACATAATTCTTATTTTAGTTTGATACAAGGTTCATGGCAATTTCTGTAAGATATTCATGTCAGTTCAAGCGTAAAATAATAGCAGCCTGAGTTCAAGTGAAAATTTGCATGTTTTGAGTtggtaaataatttattatatgtgtaCGTTGATTAACACCATATTTCTAAATTTTCCATCTACTGGTAACCGTTTGTCAAGTGTCAGCTCTTTTGACTAATGGGTTCTTTGAATGTGGATGCATAGTGTACTTTGTAACCTTTTGCTGACACGCTCATATTGATAAAAAGTATAACAAACTGC contains:
- the LOC127853535 gene encoding toll-like receptor 4: MITLQTGIPEGTFDSLINLRMLVMHGNVYIGDASTLNGSTFQPLKKLEFLVIDGFRNMTFDYHFLNTRLSILILKCKCFGCALNIVDDGIFDGLLHLQILSMRHCHISSLSPVALARLKSLRYLDISKNDHLGMQHVLGPVAKALMDSNIKILVMNLVSNPYEAVNRLDNENLFYINQLNLTELHMDSNSIGIIDHNKPLFSRYFTLKVLSLKRNVLSYGLFVDSLVQTNPSIEVLDFGNQFWFKNIVNFPVEKTRRRTIEYLNVSNLNLKKFIFTGSKSHVNVLNFEYFENVIEYIDISCNYLNKELKLPYLLSLTFLNISSNLIETLSESVFRGTPSLQYLEIRDNILGFELGSDKAVNIFVPLKHLKTINLSKNRIYSLTSSLFSQCVSLQNIGLSENYLDIFDLNLHNLRNLSVLNLRNNRLQTLSEPVRVYLSDMTSAHAVIVNLQDNKLAGNCDNIEFLRWLVTTNVSLTGKHFYNCYYNNASISRIESSTTDALVTQCYTYLSLITSLTAIISVFVVINISAIIFRYRWHIVYWYYNVVKRRDTNMDARHDMFQYDAYLAYDDHETSLVVRTIHTKLEVESNLRLNIRDRAFPLGDINALNIVEAISSSRKTILLLSRHFLKNKWCRFEINIAIIEAITANRPVTVIVYVEDIPVRFLPKEVSKLLQDSPVFDFPNDTDASPNAFWNRLKDCISR